The sequence below is a genomic window from Mytilus edulis chromosome 2, xbMytEdul2.2, whole genome shotgun sequence.
AAAACGCTTGACTGATCAAGAATTCAAACCTCTCGGTGAATCAGTCCAAGCGTGAGAACCCCTTCAGTATTCTTTCCGGTGAAATCCAAAGCGGTCACGTTTCTTTATTCGTCAGAATTAACGTGTCTAAGACACAAGTTTTTGCAAATTAAGTTTTTCGTATGCGTGCAAGGATGACGGAAGCTACCGTTCATCACACGCTCAGTGAAGACGAGGTATTTTCTACTGCCAGCAGTCCAAAATCATCAGTGGCAGGGGATGCTCGGGATAAAATGGCGGAGCCAAAAGCCTTGAGAAAGACCAGTTCCCGTAGGTCCAAGAAAAAGGACGAGGTCGAGGAACTGAATAAGAAATGGGAAAGCCGTTTCTCACAGATAGAAACCaggtttgataaattttttgatttatttagtTCAAACGatggtataaatataaacaaggatACTGTCACGTCAGGTGAGCAGAGACCTTGTCAGAATCAATCTGAACAAGATAGTGGCTCTTCAGGAGCGCACAGACTTGTTGAGGATTCTAACCATGAACATTTTCCAACAGATTCAGTTCGTGAAAGGGAAAATGATGATGTTGTATCTTTGGCACCAGGCCATAGAGAAAGACATGACATAGGTTTACTATCAGAAGATGAGTCTTCTTTAAAAAGTGAAACTGATAATCCTCAAAAATCTTCATCAAGATTCAGTAAATATGTGAAGGGTAATGAAAGTGACTCAGATGAGAACAATAATGATCACTTAAAATCTTTATTTGGGGATGATGTTAAGACTAAAAAAGAGACAAGCTCTGGAGGTCTTATTCTTGACaaaagtcaaattgatattttatctggTTCTTGGAGGTGTAAAAATCCAGAAAGGTTAACAGCCTATAATGATGAATATAGACACAGTTTTCCTGTTCACGAGAAAACTAGTGATATTTTAGAAGTACCTAGTCTAGATAATATGGTGCCTGATTTATTAGTGAAAAAACATGGTGCTAAAGCTTATTCAGTAAGCCAGAAAAGCAATTTATACAATCCTTGTTTAAAATCCCTTGAAAAGTTGGCGTATCAAGGCCAGGTAGCTGCA
It includes:
- the LOC139513691 gene encoding uncharacterized protein, which codes for MRARMTEATVHHTLSEDEVFSTASSPKSSVAGDARDKMAEPKALRKTSSRRSKKKDEVEELNKKWESRFSQIETRFDKFFDLFSSNDGININKDTVTSGEQRPCQNQSEQDSGSSGAHRLVEDSNHEHFPTDSVRERENDDVVSLAPGHRERHDIGLLSEDESSLKSETDNPQKSSSRFSKYVKGNESDSDENNNDHLKSLFGDDVKTKKETSSGGLILDKSQIDILSGSWRCKNPERLTAYNDEYRHSFPVHEKTSDILEVPSLDNMVPDLLVKKHGAKAYSVSQKSNLYNPCLKSLEKLAYQGQVAARMGIITTAYTQQALGNLLNTLSENEVNLDKSIQLVRDIFAMSTKSLDQVARAGAFHHLIRRKATLEDTGLNDIKELKHPLVPLTKSGVIGDNMEQTLKDRVDKNKQLKRVTA